One Orcinus orca chromosome 8, mOrcOrc1.1, whole genome shotgun sequence genomic window, CAGTGCATGCTGATTTAAACTATGTAAAATTAGACAATGTCAAATCAGGTCATTCCGACTCAGACCGCATCAAAACTAGTGATTACCTGATCTCCAAGTACCTGTAAACCTGCAGCCTGACACTCACTGCCATCACCCTGGAGCCATCTCTGCTGCCTCCTTCAACCTCCCATAGACTTAGACGATGTGAAGACTTAAAAAGTGATACCCCAGGGACTTCTACTTCTGGCCAAGACAGAATAACAGGAAGTAACATCTACCTGAAGGAACCTAAAATGGACAATATACATAAAACAATACTTTGCAAGATACTGGATATCAGGCAATGAAGGACAATGAGCCCTGCAGCctgggaaacaaatgaggtgaacCTGGGGTTTCCCCAACTTACTGCTTTGAGAGAGGTTCCCTGCTGCAGGCCAGGGTAGGAGAACCCAGGCAGAATCCAGAGGACACCTTAAGTTAGGGCCGTGGAGCTGAGAGTCCAGGAAGTTCCAGCTAGCTAGAGTTTGAAGACCAGGTATTGGAGGTGAGAGATCTACACAGAGAAAGAACTCCAGAGACATGTAGAGGACCCTCTGCAAGATTCCAGCTgagtactgagcccacatgcacGTGAACAAGCTACCTAAAGCTGGGACAGAGCCACCTGGAAAGATGAGAGGTAGCACCACCACCCAGTGTTCACACAGGGCCAAGGAGAGTGACTGTTTCCACCAGCCAGACTGGAAAACTTCAAGATTCACAGGGCGTTGAGTAGAGATTACAGAAGGATCCTGCCTCCATAGTGGGGAATAATTAACCAAATATTATCTATAGTATAATGTTGGGTTTAGATCATAATTGATCATTAATGGGTGGGGAAAGTACTTAGTTGACTTTATAAAGTAGCACAGGTCAAACTAAGGACTATAATTTATAGAGACAGGAAAAAGAGATGAGCATggatggggtggggaatgggagagctggggagggataagtcaatttatttatcttaagTAAACCGGAACTCACtcaccctctccttctctccaagGGGTCCCAGCCAAAGAGCCATTGAGCACATTATATGTCAGGccccagagacaaagaaaactagTGTTGTCCTCAAGGGAGACAGACAACTATGTATATGGATATTTCAGTTCTATGATGGAAGATAAACAGACAGCTATCATAAAACTATTTAAGCTCTATGACAGAGGGATAAACATCCAGTTGGAATGCAAAGCTTTAAGTTTTATGACAGAGGGAAACAGACTCTGCGGGAGCCTAGGGGAAGTCCTTAATTTAGTCTGGCAATTAGCCGACTTTTCCAACAAGCAACAATTACCCCAGTCACCCCCAGTTATCCAAGTAAAGAGATTCTGGAGGAACAGAGATTTCCCAAGATCTCCTGAGAAAGAAGGCCATGAGTTAATCTAAAGCCAGTGATACTGCAACCTGGATAAGGGACTAGCTCCTGGCCTTGACACAACAGGTTGTTATGAAAGGTGAAGTCTGCTGTGCTTTGAAAATTCCCTGTAATGCAATAAACATATCtcattttatcagttttattattaaaaccATTGCCACCAATGTGTATTGATTACTTTCTATTTTCCATGTGTTTTCACACCTATTATcctatttaatccccacaaccacCCAACCAGAGCTACATTATATCTCCTTTTTACAGCACTTAGAGTTTCCAAAAATTACTGAGGTGCAGTAggctaagtaacttacccaaataTTAAAGCTAGTGATCCTAATGTCTATTGCATCTAATTCCAACCCCACAATGTCTCTTTTCCTAATACAGTTATCTACCATGTCTAAAGGAATTTCTTGGCAAGGTTGTGCTGTCTTTGaatttcatttgtaaatttgAACATCATTTGTAAATCAGACACCAGCACAGGAAAATAAATGTCAACTTGTCTGAAGCTTTGTGAAAACACTTTATTAAGAGACAAAGAGTTGTTTTAATAACAATAAGTCAGGACAGCCACATGTGGCAAAACTGGTGATGCACTGCACAATACGGGAGCACCATTCACGTGGACCATGGTGTGGACAATGTTTCCTAAAGCTGTACAGTGAGACAACCATGAATATGATCATTTCTTGCATATTTACAACACTTTGAAGTCTACAAAGAACATTCATAGGGTTTAAGCTTTGCAACATCACTGCTATTGTAGTTTCTCATTATACGGAAGAGGAAACAAAATCCAGAGAGGTAATGCAGTATGTCACTTTATGATATTTCCAGGACTTTAACCTTATAAGTCGTACTTCAGTGTTCTTCCTTCTGCCTCAAATGAGCGTACATTGTTCTCTACCTATAATTCTTCAATGTGAACGTTTTTGACCTAACAAATTTCAAGAGCTGGAAGTTAAGTGAGTCTacgtgggggggggggcgagACCCCTGGGGGGGTGGTGACAGAGTCTTCACAATGTCTCCTATTACTCTCCTTCACACCCAACCCCCATCCTCGTTCACTGATTCCCCTAAGGGATTAAAAGAAACTCCCTACTATCAAGGACACCTAAACATGTTTAGTAGATTAGCAAGAAAgccaagggagaggggaagaTATGTGATTTGCTACTGAAGGCCAGCAATTTAGGGAGATCAGTGCCTCCAGAAGggtgggaggaaagaagggaagaagtcACAGAAGCACCTGAAATCCTTGTGGTCAGGATGAAGAAGGTATGGTCTGCCTATTGAGAAGATAACCACTGTGCTTTTCTATCAGTCCCAGAGACTGAAACATAATCCCAGGCTGAGCCCAAGCCAAGAAACTGGGCCTCTTTGAGTCATGGCTCCCAAATATGGAAATTATTTCAATTTCCTACCTCCATcctgatatatacacacattcttcaATCAGTGCCCAGGAACACAGAAGTTATACCCATCTTGTGTCATATAATCCATACCCAGTGCACAAAGGAAATACTCCCTAAAACACAATAATCACAAacaaatcatacacacacacacccccttgtacacatatcttttttttcacATATCCTTCAGACATTATATTCCACTGACATATGACTAAAGACATATATATTACACAAATGGATTTCATATCACAAATAAGATGCACAACAGATATACGCCCAAAGGTAAACACCACACATGCCAAAAGGCACAGCATCCCAACACTACACATTCCACACACTCATGCATATTATATATTCCACATTGTTATGAATATGTAACATTGTACATTTACATATTACagatatgaaggaaaaaagaggcaGCATTCTCATCAGATACACATAAAGATATTGTCCGTCATTCTCACATAGATGCACATCACATACCAACTAACAGAGGCCACATAAACATAATAAACGTACAGAGACATTATTTATGAAGTGTATACACACCAGGACACAACTATCACACAGACCAAAACACAACTGGCACATGTTCTATGTACTGACACGCACACACTAAAAATACATATAGTCACATAAACACACATGCTCACAGTCACAACCAGGATAAACATCACCCTTTAGGAAAAACAGTCTCCAATAGAACCACATAGATGACATTGACATTGGCAGATTCCACATAAATACACTCACATGCATACAGAAAAGTAACATTTCATGTGAGCTGTTTCTTCGTTTGCtaccgtctccctccctccaattaCTATCACCCAAATACCTTCATTAACCCCTAAAAATGGCTGTGTAACCACTTTGGGGTCCAAGAAAGAAGCTTTATAGCTAACACAGATTCACTGACATGGATACATGgaagcaaaataattaaaatcatatatCAAGACTGGAATGAATCCTAAGGTATGTCATTTACAGCCTTCTCATGTCAGTACTGGGTGTATTTTCTAGTTGGGAGAGAGGAATACAGCAAGGCCACCATAGCAGAGAGACTAGGGTGACCATTCACCAGGATAACCTGTCCAAACTGTCGTAAGTCCTTCTGTATTGACACATTCCTGGAGACAGAAATTCAAGGTCTATTTAAGTAACTGGGAGCAGACATCCCAGTGGGTTGGATGTGCCAGTCACCAAGATGTTCAACAGGACCCAAATCCTGCCATCTTTGGTAGAGACTGAGGACACTGAAGAGATTATCCTGCTCACCTGCCGTCCTGTAAGAACGTATGGAGGCCCTGTGAATGAATCTCCTTGGTTTTGGCTCCATAGACTATAGGGTTAACCATGGGTGGTAgtagtagatagatagatattagcCGTAATCACACGGAGAAGGGAAGTGGGGCCATCCAGCCTGTGTACCACCGAGAGCCTGATGAGGGGCACATAGAAGACCAGCACAGCACAGAGATGGGAGATGCAGGTGTTGAAAGACTTGAGTGCTGCCCCCCGAGAGGACAGCTCCAACACTGCCCTCAGAATGAGGATACAGGAGAAGCCTGGGAAGAGAGAGTCAACGTCCATGACCGCGAGGATGATGAAGAGCCTGTACACCACACTGACCGTGGTGTCAGTACAGGATAGCTTCATAATATCTTGGGGCAGACAGAAGAAGTGTGTGACAGTGTATGTTTGACAGTACGACAACTGCTTCAGGATGAAGGGCAGGGGGAAGAAGAATACAAATCCTCTGGTCAGGGCAGCTAGTCAGATCTTGGTGACCGTGGTGACCGTAGGCCCTGGGAGCACAGAAGCATGCCGCAGTGGGTGGCAGATGGTCACAACGTGGTCAAACGCCATGGCCAGCAGGACAGCTGACTCATGGCTGACAGAGCATGGATAAGGAACAGCTGGGCCAGACAGACGTTGAACTCGGCCCGTCAGGAAGAGGCTGGCCATCTTGGGCATAGTAATGGAGGAGAGGACTAGGTCAATGCTAGAAAGCACAGCCAGGAAGAGGTACATGGGCTCATGAAGGCACCTTTCCACACGGATGATGAGGACAATGGCCAGGTTGCCCAGGGTGGCCAACACAGTGGGAAAACCAGCCAAAAGTGGACATTAGgtcccaggccccaggccagggATGCCCACCAGCAGGAAGCATGCTGGGTAGACCAGAGTTCCATTTGGTGTGGCCATGGCAGGAATCAAGAATCAATGTTTCTGCATCCCAAGTCCAGGgtctatgaaacagaaaaggagaaatcactCAGTCATGgctcagaggagagaaaggacttaTTAGGAAAAGACACTGAAACAGTGAGGGCAGCAAACAAAGACTAAGTACTTCTGGTAATTCTGAACTCCAGCCTCCTTCTGCTCTAATACCTCCTTGGGGGTCCCATTAATCTCAGTGTATGAAGCCCACTCAGAACACATGTGCAACAGCTCTTCATTTCCAGAGCTGATGTTTCTGACCACAGACACTGCTCTTGGCTACTTCCACAACAGAACTGCCAGGCTTGCACAGATCCTTCCAGATCCCAGCTTTTCTAGTgcatgttagggttagggtctgTCTGAGTTCAGAGTTTGAGGTTCAGTCTGTGGTTGCCTTTAAGACTCACTCTAATCTGATTTTAGGATGGGAAGCAGGGAGTCAGTCTGAGCCTAGATTTCAAGAGATAGGTTTGTGTTTCAGCCTGAGTACCGTTTCTCAAAATTCCTTGATAGAATCATCTGAAGTGGTTATTGAAAACATTATCTCTCCAGGTCCTACTCCAGGCCCAGAGAATAAGGTTTTCCCGGGAAAGGGCCCAGAAATctggtttaaaaaacaacaaatcctttctctccaggtgattttctttttttaatcagaaaaatttgGGAAAAGCTTTCTGGTCTTCTGGGAGGTAGGGAGACAGGAGTGAAGAAAGACTGTCCCTTCCAGCCCCCAGCAAAGAACGGAATATAGTCTTTCATTGGGATCTCTCAAGGCCCACATGAGAGTCAGTCCCAGATTGTGCTTGGCTGGGCTGTGACATGGAAACCAGATACAGCTGagacatgaaaagaaaatcagtcTGTGTTGTCACCAGTGCTCTGTGGTATCCACAAGCACATCCTCCTTCCTCCACTACCCTCCCTGGGGAGCACAGAACACCCCAAGGTCAATTTCCTTTCTCTACACAGACCACTCTGtgatctcccctcccctcccctttcctccccaccctggGCTAAGCCTGGCACACTCACCAACAATGCTTCCGCCCCAGGCAGCTGCCCTTATATAGCTTCCCTGGGGGCCCTAGGGAGCGTGAGGGATGATGAACAGTGCACTACGCCAGGCTCCCTGGGAGCACCGCTCCGCTCAGGTGCTCAAGTAAATCTGAACCCAGACTCCTACCCCGGGGGGCTGCATTCTGTTACTAGTCTAAGGCCACCTTAGGAGACTAGAGGTAAGGGTAATGCAGTGGAGGTGAGGGATAACCTGCACTGGAAGAAAGGAGCTACTGGAATGGAGGCGTGGGCGCACACCTAAAAGCACACAGACGTGAATACGCCTGCTCACTCTCAGAGGCACTATCCTAGGGGATCCAGCCCTGTGCTCAGGCACTGCCTCTCGCTTCTTGATGCTGCCCCCTTATGGTAATGTAGGCAAATTGCAGCCTCGTGGCTACTTGGGCACTGACTGAGGTTGATGAACCAAGGACTTAACTTACCTTGAATGTGAGCTCCTGCCACTGCACTACGGCTGCTCCTTAGCTCACACCCCTCTCCCTAATAAGCCAACTCTTTATCCCTCGGGCTGCTAATAATAGCtctcctgccccccgcccccaaatgAGACAGTGTAGAATGGTTGTTTAAATGTGGGGCTCTATCAGGAAACAGACTTATGTCCAAATCTGGGCTCAATCACATACCATCCTTAGCCTCAGTttgatgtgaaaaataaaatgagatactaGCAATTCTCCAGTAAATGACTGTGTTCATTATTATTGCTCAAAACAACTGGAAGAGCCAATGAAATAGAAGGAAATCCAGTTGAGATAGTGCTACAAcagccaaaggaagaaaatacattgAGGGGGAAGAGTGGACAGCAGTGCAGAAGGCTACTTAGAGATCAAGTAGTATGAGGACTGAAAATAAAAAGCCACTGGTTACCTTGGGAAGAACTGTTGAGGTGCGTTGGTAGGAGTGGAGTCCTGAATGCAGCAGAGTGAGGAGTGAGTGAGttgggaagaaatggagaaagtggATGTAGACCACTATTTTGAGAAGTTTGTACGTGAAGAGAAGGAGTGAAATGGGCAATACATGAAGAATTGATAGCTCTAAGGagagtttttaaatttgtattttggaGCTTAAACACAAGTAAATGTCAACAGGATGGAGTTAGTAGAGAGGCTCCCTGTCCTTTATTTCTCATATTCCTAGTGGAGTTCATCAACGCTGTGACCCAGGTAAACCCTCTGTCCTTCCCCCTCTATATAGTGACCATGAGAAATTGTAATTGCTCCCATAGCATCACCCAAACAGGCAaaaccaatatcctgaactccaGACATGGTAATGTCTATTGGACATCACTCTTTAAGCATTCTTCAGGTACCTCAAACTCAGTGCCTCCAACTAAGTTCATTATCTCTGATCTACAGTCTCTGCCCCCAATCTGTATTTTTTGTTCCCTGTCACAGAAATGACTCTGTTGCCCCAGCCAGGAACCTAGAAGCCTTCATCtctgccttctccctctctcttaccTCTCTCTGATCCCATCCAATCAGTCACCAAGTTCTCTTTAATTTACATCCTGGATATCTCATGAATCAGattatttttctccatccccttTGCCTCCTAACCAAGATAATCTCTTGCCTAGACCATCAGAATAACTTGTTCACTGGTCAGCCTCATTGAAGATCTTTCCTACCAATTCACTGTCCACACTGTGGCCAGTGTGATCTTCCAAACACAAATCAGTTCATAGCATTTCCCCATTGACTTTAGAATGAAAAGTTGAAGTTCACACTCCATAACCCAATTCTTAAACCTTCTTGTGCAATCTCAGTGCACATTTCCACCCTATCTTCAACCATTCTACCTCCCTTTTTGCATGCCAAGTAGCAGGCACACTGAAATTATCCCCCTGCTTCAATGTACCATGCTTTCTCTCACCCTTCAGCCTTCGCATATGTTTTTCCCCATGGTAAAAATACTCATCTTACTTCctgtttttcttaattcttaGCTTTCAGATATCTGTTTAAACAACCTTCCTTAGGAAGATCTATTCTGGGTCCTAATCTTGATGTAAtcactttactttttttccctttgtttcacTTAAAGACTTTAACGTTATGAGATTAATTATTCTTCATAGTTCCAAACAGATCATATCCTCCTATTTTTATAGCGGGGGATGGACACTGATGTGTACGTTTAATAGGGGAGGTTTACATAGACTTCTTTCATTCACTCTTAATACAGAAATTATTGGTCCTCTTATTGTTGTTCACTCATAACTCACAATTCAGTTACTTCAATTGAGTCATGTCTAATGGGCCGGTCCccttaaatttttattagtaACATCAAGCACCAAGTTGGCACAATTTTTGAATGAAGATTTTTCATGGGAATTTTTCAAGCATTTTTTCACTTGTTACAGTCACAAGAATAGTATCTTACTGCATAaggtgaacttttaaaataatagtatatccctatatttttgtttcaatatttttcacaagaaataaggaaaaaatcatTCAACATAAACAGAGTGTTAAAAGGTCCAGCCAACAATGGACACTTCTGGCCAGGGATATACTCAAATTCTTGGCATAGGAGATGCTCAGTTATATGAACTTGCTGATAATAATTCCCCAGCTCCATATCATGACCCACCAGCTGTCCCTGAATATGGTCCTACACTGGCattctttcagttcctcaaatgAAAGTTCTCTTTTCTTACACCCACTTCCAAGCACTTGCTTTGTCTGGAATAGTCAACCTCTTTGTTTCCCTCCTCTACATATTAATTATTCTTAGATTCCACTGTAGGTACTGTTTCTACAAGGAAATCTTTCCTGTAAGAAAATGTTCTCTTGTTTCCAAGGGTATCCAAATTCCTTTTGCAGATGAATAATTCCCTTGTTTTTTGCTAGGAAACACTGATGGACATGGCCATACAAAGCCACAGACAGCCTTCATGAAAGAGAATATGGCTTTAGAAATGATTCTTTACATTAATAACTTGtattaaggcaagaaaaagaaatatatagcatgagagttagaaaaaaattatattgagttggccaaaatgttcgtttgggtttttccataaacTGTTatggaaaacccaaatgaactttttggccaaccgaataTAATCATTATTTGTGGATTAGTGACTGAATATGTATAAAAATCCGAAAGAATCCATTGATAAATAATTAGAATTAATAAGTACAAAGAGATTGCAAATtacaaagtcaatatacaaaattccactgtatttctttataaaacagaCATGGTTTTATTAAAACAGCATTTACAATAGGAGAGAAAAGTCATATATCTAAGAATAAATCCAGTAAAGGATATAGAGAAACTTCTACACGGAAACCAGAAGGAATCCCtaagagaaactgaagaagatctaaataatgGAAGAATAAACTATGTTCTTTTATTGGAAAACTCAATAATATTAAGAATTTAATTGAAGAATTTAATTATCTCCCCTA contains:
- the LOC101275547 gene encoding LOW QUALITY PROTEIN: olfactory receptor 51D1 (The sequence of the model RefSeq protein was modified relative to this genomic sequence to represent the inferred CDS: inserted 4 bases in 3 codons; deleted 2 bases in 2 codons; substituted 2 bases at 2 genomic stop codons), whose product is MQKHXFLIPAMATPNGTLVYPACFLLVGIPGLGLGPNVHFWLVFPLCXATLGNLAIVLIIRVERCLHEPMYLFLAVLSSIDLVLSSITMPKMASLFLTGXEFNVCLAQLFLIHALSAXESAVLLAMAFDHVVTICHPLRHASVLPGPTVTTVTKIXLAALTRGFVFFFPLPFILKQLSYCQTYTVTHFFCLPQDIMKLSCTDTTVSVVYRLFIILAVMDVDSLFPGFSCILILRAVLELSSRGAALKSFNTCISHLCAVLVFYVPLIRLSVVHRLDGPTSLLRVITANIIYLLLPPMVNPIVYGAKTKEIHSQGLHTFLQDGR